A part of Paenibacillus donghaensis genomic DNA contains:
- a CDS encoding response regulator transcription factor, giving the protein MYKVFIVDDEELVIKSLKATVDWKYYGFEVIGYALSGEEAFEIIMDCKPDVIFTDIRMPGISGLELIKKVKDTGLSTKFLVVSGIAEFALAQKAIHYGVFGYCLKPFDDLEIVNYLKKIKKELDSQSQFVDEEILDLIESSNSEDIVKLKQEFTKAAVLRDKTSRAVVFLTVGREKLKIESTIPVISLHIGYRKYIYIINEGDKHLLLRDIPMIHEGLKGIGQSEPFTEIQELRNAIAEAEINAYQYFITGNPKDAVVKLNNLMDKKAPKLMLTTPIDVPQLNTEINSLILLFKRGQWNIRHALILYNDVISFLSQINQEMNDMYLYSFDQLVDLFEYAEDMLEHIKGLLMEEQISVISEVYATRNRTFLSILSYINDNFSEDISLQHIAREFSLNANYISQLFKKELGKTFTEHLSGLRMERAGILLRTTLIPINEVAEHVGYKDYFYFSRLFKKTIGISPSRYRSEQFNQ; this is encoded by the coding sequence ATGTATAAAGTTTTTATAGTTGATGACGAAGAACTGGTGATCAAAAGCCTCAAAGCAACCGTCGATTGGAAATATTACGGGTTTGAAGTTATAGGATACGCTTTGAGTGGTGAAGAAGCATTCGAAATCATTATGGATTGTAAGCCCGATGTTATTTTTACGGATATCCGCATGCCTGGAATAAGTGGTTTGGAATTAATTAAGAAAGTGAAAGATACTGGACTGTCAACAAAATTTCTTGTAGTAAGTGGAATTGCTGAGTTTGCTTTGGCACAGAAGGCAATTCACTATGGAGTTTTTGGTTATTGTTTGAAGCCTTTTGATGATCTTGAAATTGTAAATTATCTTAAAAAAATCAAGAAAGAACTGGATAGTCAAAGCCAATTTGTTGATGAGGAGATTCTCGATTTAATTGAGAGCAGTAATTCTGAGGATATTGTAAAGTTGAAGCAGGAATTCACAAAAGCTGCTGTACTGAGGGATAAAACAAGTCGAGCGGTAGTATTCTTAACCGTGGGAAGAGAAAAACTGAAAATTGAAAGTACAATACCAGTGATTTCGTTGCATATAGGATATCGGAAATACATTTACATTATCAATGAAGGTGATAAACATCTCCTCTTAAGGGACATTCCAATGATACATGAAGGTTTAAAGGGAATCGGACAGAGCGAACCCTTTACTGAGATACAAGAATTAAGAAATGCTATTGCTGAAGCTGAGATTAATGCTTACCAATACTTTATCACAGGCAATCCAAAGGATGCTGTAGTGAAGCTTAACAATTTGATGGATAAAAAAGCTCCTAAATTGATGTTAACAACACCAATCGATGTTCCGCAGCTCAATACAGAAATCAATTCTTTAATACTGCTATTTAAAAGGGGCCAATGGAATATACGGCACGCCTTGATTCTTTACAATGACGTTATATCATTCCTGTCCCAAATAAATCAGGAGATGAATGATATGTATTTATACTCCTTTGATCAGCTGGTAGATCTATTTGAATATGCTGAAGACATGTTGGAACATATTAAGGGATTATTAATGGAGGAGCAGATATCAGTTATTTCAGAGGTTTATGCCACTCGTAACCGGACGTTCTTGTCGATCTTGAGTTATATCAATGACAATTTCAGTGAGGATATATCACTCCAGCATATTGCGAGGGAATTTAGCTTGAATGCTAATTATATATCTCAGCTGTTTAAGAAAGAATTAGGAAAGACCTTTACAGAACACCTCTCCGGGCTTAGGATGGAGCGTGCAGGCATACTGTTACGGACTACTCTGATTCCGATTAATGAAGTTGCCGAACATGTTGGTTATAAAGACTACTTTTACTTCAGCCGACTATTTAAAAAAACTATTGGAATTTCACCAAGCCGCTACAGAAGTGAGCAGTTCAATCAATAA
- a CDS encoding response regulator transcription factor, with amino-acid sequence MIHILVVEDDVKLNQIVCTYLNDSGYKAKGCLNPREAYDLMYNNLYDLIISDIMMPEIDGFEFAETVRQLNKNIPILFMTAKDDIISKQKGFQIGIDDYMVKPINMDELIMRVSALLRRANIMEERKMTVGNLTMDADAMTMSIDDEEIPLTLREFNILYKLLSYPKKTFTRAQLMDEFWGVDTETSLRAVDVYVTKLRDKLSSCTGFQIVTVRGLGYKAVLL; translated from the coding sequence ATGATTCATATTTTGGTGGTTGAGGACGATGTAAAGCTCAATCAAATTGTCTGCACCTATTTAAACGATAGCGGTTACAAGGCCAAAGGTTGCCTCAATCCACGTGAAGCTTACGACTTAATGTATAACAATTTGTATGATTTAATTATTTCCGATATTATGATGCCGGAAATAGACGGGTTTGAGTTTGCCGAAACCGTGCGTCAACTAAACAAGAACATTCCCATTCTCTTCATGACAGCCAAAGATGACATCATTTCTAAGCAAAAGGGCTTTCAAATCGGTATTGATGATTACATGGTTAAACCCATCAACATGGATGAGTTGATTATGCGGGTTAGCGCTTTACTGCGCCGTGCTAACATCATGGAGGAACGCAAGATGACGGTTGGCAACCTTACGATGGATGCAGATGCGATGACTATGTCCATCGACGATGAGGAGATTCCCCTCACCTTGAGAGAATTCAATATCCTGTATAAGTTGCTCTCTTACCCAAAAAAAACCTTTACGCGTGCACAACTCATGGACGAATTTTGGGGTGTGGACACTGAGACCAGCCTGCGTGCTGTAGATGTTTATGTAACAAAGCTACGGGATAAGCTTTCGTCATGTACTGGCTTTCAAATTGTGACGGTGCGCGGTTTGGGGTATAAGGCGGTGTTACTGTGA
- a CDS encoding HAMP domain-containing sensor histidine kinase: MSPKDPRVKAPIFPLYSFVLAFLGLGALTTGQMLILGKYVDATSIPHAYVISVLIYWVFVAAVFTLFNGYQFIRRYHKPMEEFAMATRKVAGGDFSVYIPPRHLKDKMDYLDTICMDFNVMVEELGSIETLKTDFFSNVSHEIKTPLAIIQNYAEALKNEKLTPEQREGYIDTILDSSSRLSQLITNILKLNKLEKQNLQPISEPYDLCAQLCECALWFEELWMKKDIEFVADVEDRATIETDASLLEIIWTNLLSNAIKFTEPGGTVIMKQSSTDEEVIVSISDTGCGMSEDTMKHIFDKFYQGDTSHSTEGNGLGLALVLRILQLIGGSITVTSVPSEKTTFTVRIPVRDKTAIED, translated from the coding sequence GTGAGTCCAAAGGACCCCAGAGTTAAAGCCCCTATATTTCCCTTGTACAGCTTTGTACTTGCTTTTTTGGGGTTGGGAGCGCTCACTACAGGGCAGATGCTAATTTTAGGAAAGTATGTGGATGCTACAAGCATCCCCCACGCGTATGTAATTTCGGTTCTGATTTACTGGGTATTTGTCGCTGCTGTATTTACCCTTTTTAATGGCTATCAGTTCATTCGGCGCTATCATAAACCGATGGAGGAATTTGCAATGGCCACCCGAAAAGTAGCAGGAGGTGATTTCTCCGTCTATATTCCTCCTAGACATCTTAAGGATAAAATGGATTATCTGGATACGATTTGCATGGATTTCAATGTGATGGTGGAGGAACTCGGCAGTATTGAAACCCTTAAAACTGATTTTTTTTCCAATGTGTCCCACGAAATCAAAACTCCACTGGCAATTATTCAAAATTATGCAGAAGCACTAAAGAATGAAAAGCTCACTCCCGAGCAAAGAGAAGGCTATATTGATACCATTCTGGACTCTTCCTCAAGGCTAAGCCAGCTGATCACTAACATTCTTAAGCTTAATAAGCTGGAGAAGCAAAACTTACAGCCGATTTCGGAACCATACGATCTGTGCGCACAGCTATGTGAATGCGCTCTGTGGTTTGAGGAGTTATGGATGAAAAAGGATATTGAATTTGTCGCTGACGTTGAGGATCGTGCTACTATTGAGACGGATGCCAGCCTTCTGGAGATTATATGGACTAATCTTCTCTCCAATGCTATCAAGTTTACTGAGCCTGGTGGCACAGTTATAATGAAACAAAGTTCTACGGATGAGGAAGTGATAGTCTCCATTTCCGATACGGGCTGCGGGATGAGCGAAGACACCATGAAGCATATTTTCGATAAGTTTTACCAGGGCGACACCTCCCATTCCACAGAAGGCAACGGATTGGGACTCGCTCTTGTTTTGCGTATTCTACAGCTCATAGGCGGCAGCATCACGGTGACAAGCGTTCCTTCAGAAAAAACAACCTTTACGGTGCGTATTCCTGTCCGAGATAAAACTGCAATTGAGGATTAA
- a CDS encoding sensor histidine kinase, giving the protein MSFLKKLPIIFQLSFLASIIVFLMIVIIVSNYFRASEVIKRDNENYFKEIISQLNQTISSNSDVIKRIIEKISYNEQVVQTYLNTMDPVEKYAAYKQLKSYITDMAGMKDGILDIALLGNDGINFNIQGDIDQLSPMVQDIPGKRLYYYLGLKSLIYKYKSINVIVVGAPIYSISNFENIEKKLGTLVMVLDTKALVGFKNPVNISNGSMVYMSDRQGRIFYSNDDTAQLGDVLQSDRLTGHNAQFIIQKASIPDLDGEILMKMPNKVLLQGLDKIRSQQFSLMGIALLLLVIPFLFVINNILQPLKKLMRLMNEIKLGQKDHLKKRIEIDGYAEMIIMSSRFNQMMEKIEDLTVLLLESERMLYESELVKKQAELAYLQSQINPHFLYNTLESIKGIAVEEESKRIFDLAKALGIFFRFSIKGPDIVPLAQELTIVQNYVYIQKIRFGERLEVEYDFNVEVLNLMIPKMILQPIVENAIFHGIEPNIDKSHLLLKGYLSEQELCIVVKDNGVGIETDHLKSIEDTLCNRTEDIGHGRTAPKSIGLINVNDRIRLTYGNEYGISISTPSGGGTQVLFKMPIRREQHV; this is encoded by the coding sequence ATGTCTTTTTTAAAGAAACTTCCAATCATTTTTCAGTTGTCTTTTTTAGCATCAATTATCGTTTTTCTTATGATCGTAATTATTGTAAGTAATTATTTTCGCGCTTCGGAAGTCATAAAACGAGACAATGAAAATTATTTTAAAGAAATTATATCTCAATTGAATCAAACGATCTCTTCTAACAGTGATGTTATCAAAAGAATTATTGAAAAGATTTCTTATAACGAGCAGGTTGTTCAGACCTATCTTAATACAATGGACCCAGTGGAGAAATATGCAGCCTATAAACAGCTGAAAAGTTACATTACGGATATGGCTGGTATGAAGGATGGTATATTGGATATAGCTTTGTTGGGGAATGATGGGATTAACTTCAATATACAAGGGGATATAGATCAGTTGTCTCCGATGGTTCAGGATATTCCTGGTAAAAGGCTTTATTATTATTTAGGATTAAAATCCCTTATATATAAATATAAGTCTATAAATGTCATTGTTGTAGGAGCTCCTATTTATTCAATCAGTAATTTTGAGAATATAGAGAAAAAATTGGGAACTCTTGTCATGGTTCTTGACACAAAAGCATTGGTAGGGTTCAAGAATCCGGTCAATATCTCTAATGGTTCTATGGTTTATATGTCGGATCGGCAAGGCCGCATTTTTTATAGTAATGACGATACAGCCCAGCTAGGTGATGTGTTACAAAGTGACAGATTAACCGGTCACAATGCTCAATTTATTATACAGAAAGCTTCGATACCTGACTTGGACGGCGAAATTTTAATGAAAATGCCCAACAAGGTATTACTTCAAGGATTAGATAAAATTCGCAGCCAGCAATTCTCTTTAATGGGTATTGCTCTGCTCCTGTTAGTTATTCCATTTCTGTTTGTCATTAATAACATTCTTCAGCCTCTAAAGAAATTAATGCGGCTGATGAATGAAATCAAGCTGGGACAAAAAGACCATCTAAAAAAAAGGATTGAAATTGATGGATACGCTGAAATGATTATTATGTCGTCACGCTTTAATCAAATGATGGAAAAAATTGAAGATTTGACTGTGCTTTTACTTGAAAGTGAGCGGATGTTATATGAGTCTGAGTTGGTGAAAAAACAGGCTGAACTTGCTTATTTACAAAGTCAGATTAATCCTCATTTTCTCTATAATACCTTAGAGTCGATTAAGGGTATCGCTGTGGAAGAAGAGTCTAAGAGAATATTTGATTTGGCAAAAGCTTTAGGTATATTTTTTAGATTCAGCATTAAAGGGCCAGATATCGTTCCCCTTGCTCAAGAATTGACTATTGTTCAAAATTATGTTTACATTCAAAAAATCCGGTTTGGTGAACGCTTAGAAGTAGAATATGATTTCAATGTGGAAGTGCTGAACTTAATGATTCCAAAGATGATCCTGCAGCCTATTGTTGAGAACGCAATATTTCACGGCATTGAGCCCAATATAGACAAAAGTCATTTGCTGCTTAAAGGTTATTTATCAGAGCAGGAATTGTGTATAGTCGTGAAAGATAATGGTGTAGGAATTGAAACAGATCACTTGAAGAGTATTGAGGATACTCTCTGTAATAGGACTGAAGACATCGGGCATGGCAGGACTGCCCCGAAAAGTATAGGTCTAATCAATGTAAACGACAGAATACGGCTGACATACGGTAATGAATACGGAATTAGCATAAGCACACCTTCAGGTGGAGGCACTCAAGTGCTTTTTAAAATGCCTATTAGGAGAGAGCAGCATGTATAA